The genomic region aaaaagagttgaAGGGCctaaaaaatgcaagtaattcccttgtgatatcgcaaatgagcaaattaccttcttatgagaaaataaatcgCGATTTAcgtccctatattttttaaaatataacaatttactccactataatttttaaaatgaagcaatttacctccctgtataaggaggtaaattgtttcattttaaaaaatatagggaagtaaattgctatatttttttcatgagGAGGTAGTGTACTcatttcaatatcacaggggattaaattgctattcaccctatatatatttatatatgagaaagaaaaactaatgGGTTATAGTTGAAAAACTGGGCTAAAGCCAAGTCCTGCTGAGACAAGAAGATGGGGCGGTAGTTGTTGACCGAAGAAAGTGAGAAATCTTGATTCTATTGTTCTTGAAATCAAGCTAGAAGTAGCATTCAAAGTGACAGATATATGAAGAACATCTGGTTTTTGACCTTATTAATGTTGGATGTTGATACTCACTTAGATCTCCACTGTCTGGCCATTTCAAACCCATTCTTGGCATAGTTATAGTCCTCAATGGCCTTGTCAATTTCAGCTTGTGTGTTCATCACAAAAGGGCCATGCTGAACCACTGGTTCATTCAGTGGCAGCCCACCTCCCAAAATGAACCTCAATGGCTTGGAGGACTTGTTCCACATACTCACCCCCTCTCCCGGCCCCAACACCAAGATGTGGTGAGCGCTTCGCCGGCTGCGAATTTGGCATCCCGAACACCCCTTCTCCTTCAATTATGTATACAAAACTATTCCAAGGTTCCGGGATGCTTTGATGGTATTCAGCATTCGGTTTTAGAGTGAAATCAAGGTACATTGTTGGGGTTCGAGTATAAAGCGACGACTGAACCCCCATTGCTTCCCCTGCAATCACTTTAACTTCAACGCCCTCTTTCTCTGCCTTTGGGATGTCATCAGACAGCAATTCTTGGTACATAGGCTCAATCCTGCAGGACAACAAGAAGTGGTTGGAACTTGATCAAATCACAAGTAACAAGCTCTTCTTGTACTAATTAAGACAGATTTGCCCAACATATTTTGTTCCGTTTTCCTAACTAAACTAGACCCTCATGCAACGCCTACCGAtatgagtgtgtgttgaaGGAAAATTACGAAGAAAAAACCTCACATCTTATCCTTGGAAGCAAGATTGATCCACAATTGCAGACCTGTGTGAGTGCCTTCTCCTGCAGGCATTTCCGAGTGAACCATACCCCTCCCGGCGGTCATCCACTGCATCATTCCGATCAAGAAAGCTCAGAGCAAGCTTTAAGTAGACGTTTTCGTCTAACGGAAGAGCCGATTTACTTATTAGTTATCATGTACCTGCACGTCGCCTGCATGTATGATGCCCTTGTTACCAGCAAAATCTTGATGACTGATCCCTCCCTATAtacacaaaaaacaaatttgaattcCAAGATTCATAGTTCTAACTAATAGCCTTTGAATTTGTATTCTGATAATGTTAAAAAACACAGCAAACTACCTGCAACACGTATGTAACAGTCTCAAAGCCTGCAATATTCATGGAAAACACAATATATACTTTATGCTGGTTATTCAAATAGTTCGAGaaataataggaaaaattgcaatctTAGTCCGGTAAATTTGAGGGGtgtcaattttagtcctctatgAATCCACTTCGGCaattttgtcttgtaattttgaaaagttcgcacattaagggaaaaaaatggCCAAAAATTGCTGAAATGACCGAAAAAGGCACTCAATTTATCTTGTCACATgcacttttctattttttttttttttttgtgctcGATGTGcgaaactttttaaaattacaagaaaaaatttgacaaaatatatagattCGTACGGGACTAAGATTGATACCACTCCATACTactgaaattgtaatttttctgaaaatactATGGGAGGAGATAGGAGTTCAGGTTGAGTACCTCTGTGGGGATGGTCGGGGAATCCAGCAGGAGGTGAAACTGTATTGTTAGAGTGATGAGAAAAGCAAAGAAACTCACAAGTCACCATTTGATACAGTTCCATCCAATTCAACCACAGAATTTGATGAGCAAAAGTGCATAGTTGAAAGTGATAATAACGCCTAATCTATGAGGCTTAcatgagatttggtgtaattatatataaattttatgtaattttaaaaattacttctCGTACCCTTAACGCTAGTTTTGGTCTAACAAAGAGATtcccgttagtcaaaattcatcgaatttgttaacattagtaaaaagatattaaaCGAAAATCCATTTCGATCCCTGATTGACTTAGTATCCTTATAAGAGCGGAGATATACCTCCCCTCATGCAACagcgtgtgaagatgtataatggcagtttggttagaaaaaaaattattttagctaCAATagatcagtaataagtcaatttagGATGCATATGacttttcattaaatttttctattaatattatcaagtTCGATGAATTTGAATAATGGGCGGGGAATCTACTTATTTGACAAACAAtatcaaaagtattaaatataattttcaaaactacAGAGACCatcgtataattatatcaaattttaagaaaaaacagtgtaattatcccaaattaTAAAGCTTACGAGAAAAGTCATCTAGCAAGAGGAAGGGATCGAGGGACTCTAACTCCGGCCTGTAAAACACGAGAAATTCCAAGCACCAAATACTCATCAAAACTATGGATGAGAAGTTGCACAAGAAAGAAGAATGAGAAGAATACCTCCCAATGCTTCTTCTGAAGACTGCACCCCGACCCGCAACCCGGGGCTCGGCCAAGACTTTCTTGGCAATCAACCTCGGCCGTTGGAACTCAAACCTTTGATCtgtcacagacatgatcataTATTTCTCAAAAAGCAAGAGGGTTTTCGGGTGAGATGGAAGAATACAAGTCTAGATGCAGAAATGATGTGATCAACACCCCTTTCTCTAGAAAGTCCACTCTCACATttcttatacatatatatatatatatataatgatagagagatagatgtatatatattgtctcGTTAAcctataaaaaatgatttttagaGCATGTTTTGAAAATGGGACGGTAGATCGATCTCGATAAATCATTGAATACTGGTTGGATTGATtggattgaattaaaaaaatttataaatttggactatattatatatatatacatatatatagcatgttaattaattaagataaaaaataacacatatttacataaaaaggtctaaattttctaaattaaattccaTTAAGTTAaacaatagtaataatttccaaaagaaaaaaaaataacaaggagcacaaagaaataaatccaacaatttataaaatgaatacaaacattatatcaaatgtaataatttatttttcgtattttataaaaaaattaaattaaaaaataaattatattaataattagcaaataacttatatatatatatatatatataaattaatatcccACCAACTCTCTTTCCTATTTTGTCATACATACAGATGCCCATCTCATAATTGAGTGGTAACTGCAACGACTCCATATTATATGTTTGggataattaattacactttctcttttaacattttctataattatatattcttttaacatttgatataattatatatagattttttataatttgaaaaattatatttaacattttttaggTTTGTTTTCGTTTAATAAGTAAGTTCTTTCactagtcaaaattaactgaattcgctaatattaacaaaaaataaatcaacaaaaattgatattttctctcaattgatttattattgacttattgcatgtcaattaattttttttgactaaattatccttataccAGTGAATATATACCTCTTCGCATGCAATATTAATGCGTGatgacgtatgagggtaatttgaccatgaaaagatttatctgacctgcaataagtcattaataaattaatcgaattttttttaatttttttgtgaatatcgataaattgataaatttcgACTAACGgaaagatttttttgttaaacgGAAGCAAACATCAGgagtgctaaatgtaatttttcaaatcacatgaggtctacgtgtaattatatcaaattttttagagatggagaatgtaattatctctatatattttttattatttaagtttctctctaatatatatatatataaagattcCAATGactaatatatacatatatatatatatattgttggcCCATTAAAAAGCTTCTTTTCTTCAGTTGACGCGCAACGAggtaagaaattttattttaatttttattaatttatataattatattatttaattagtctatttattgaatatagtttatattgagcgatgtactatttaatcagagtattttatgattttagctatttaaattagtgtcgaattgaatatcacatttgatataaaaatggtatagttggttaattaaattattagatttgtttgattaatcattactatagctaatttacacaattccatcggaatgattaaccaaatatgtaattctatgtattattgtttaattaaattgtattgcaacgataaattggtagaaaatttatagaaatgtttcaaaaattatatctaaggaatattatgttattaaaaaggAAAGATGAGGTTTTTGATGATAATCTCATTTATagatgttattaaaaacgatagttgtaattatataaggggtttgattaaatgaattattatgaattaattggtaattaaatatatgtttgagaagcttagaaagtgtagttatctaaaataaaatggaacagaggtttggactttaatataaatagaatattaaaagatttggTGGGAAATgtatgaatattatataatattttatttagagttgacgatattttatatatattgattatacgtataataatttattataggacgtgagtAGAGGtttgagcagtccctcgtgaaaccgaagcattttgggatttacgataagtatagctaattggatttatatatatctatatgtgtagtattgtatatattatatatattggtttcttggatgcgatCGTGGACTTGGCTTTATACTATTATACGTGGCTttcatatattgattgtttatataattagttgtggattatttgttagattaccttAATATCGGTGGATTTGCTACTATGTGTCATATGTGTTTGTAACAGTTGGACGTGAGAGTGGTGTGATTACGTGAtagtataattgattgttgtatgaAATCGAATTGGGAGTTATTATTgaggaaaattattataaagaacataatgatgattgtgaattgaaataaaagatgatgcttacctagttgggaacacagtcaatggtttatgataatgtgatatgaaaatatgtgaattaagctaggtaccatggcgcgtagggtaccggggtatttcGGGCAGCGGGAAATATCCTGTGTTGTTAACTACACattggggtggtgtgggggtaccatgtttgttgtgatgtcctgtgttgatattgctacatagttgaagtaaaagagtgtgtggatatcacacaacgggtatcctgtgttgtatatgatatgacgaTGAGATAATGACGGCCGGCAAAATCATTGACTGATATACTCCAACTAGtgtaagtggggcccttagtaataaacgataacgtcaaatattatgttgttgattgatttacagttgtgagtacgtattactgcttatatctgatgttgtTATATGACTAATGACTGTTAATTAATGTAACTGCTTGTACGTGAATTGTTGCCTGTGTGTATACATATGACTGATtggctatacttattgagtaggcatcTCATTCCTTGcgacgtacttttcaggagataggtcacttTGACTAGCCACATCGGACTTCGAGTCGTGCCGTGGTCTTAATTAGGTGGGTCAACCGTGACATCTGAAGCCAGAGTTTTTGGTTGTTGGGCGattaaatattctggtcttttattgagatttgtgttttaagttgtggtatgattttctttgaggttatgtacatgatGACATCTGtggagggtaaatataaactttttgtggtatttattatcttttgtgatatatattatattgataaattagaatttattttacagattgaaagagaattacttatagaatgaattctaattaaagaaaggatgaaatagtgataattagatgtagcgagtagggggtgctacatatACTCTCCAAATCCTTctattcattaaaattttccttCTATTTCCCCTTTATGtccataatattattgaagatGTTGTCAAATATATTCTTCTCAATATGCAAGATATCTCAATTGTGTCATGTCATATGCGTggccaaaaattatatagatCGTGGAATAATTCTCATATCCGATCAAGAAAgagggttttattttttgctaatacattattattcCTCTCCAAAAGAGGACATTGTTTTACATCAAACAATATCATGATTTACACCATTGTTTTACTGAATGTAGTTGATCCCCAAGTTTCTAATGATAATCTCAGACATACGACGATAAGCCTCTTGCGTCAAATGTACGCCATCCCAATGTATTCGGACATTTGGATTAGAGCATACAGGCACACCCACACCCCCACAAAACGTCGGAAGTAAATAACTATACACACCATCATCTCCACAACAAGGTGTCAGCAACTTTTCAGTATCAAACCCTATAAAACATAAGAAATTCATTTCAACTTCAACAAATGTATTTGTTTGAGTTAGATGCAATTTGCCCTAATATGATATACGTAACGTAAAAAAAGAATCAGCAAATTActcttattaataatttagataggaggtaatttgcttcattttctaaaacacagggggtaatttgtcattttctttatagtaatttttctgctcatttctcatatcacacggggtaaattatattttttttctattttttttaatccaccaaaaaaaaaaaaaaaactaagaCTGACCAAAAGTGGTTGCTTGACGAAGAAGTGATAGAAAAGCATTGTAGTAGTCCGCATAGAGTATGACGGTATTAGGAAATTCCATTCTAAGAGAGTTCAGAGCTCTTTGCAgatcattattttcataactTGTAAGATCATTCAAACTCTCCGCGCACCCGAAATCATCGTAGGCCGTCGAACGGTTCCTCCTGGCGACACTCAGAAAAGTAGGGAAGCATCCAAGGGGAAAGTTTCCAGGAACTACAACTTGGGAAACACCAAGTTGAATCAACTCCTTTATAGAAAATAGTTTgatcatttacaatatcacaagtaaaaaagtcaaatttatatattgtgtTTTACTTTATAATAAACCAAAGTTTCCAAAGGAAATAAACAGAAAGGGAAATTACTCTGGTGGAATTGATAATGAGTTGATTTACTAAAGGTACAAAAGTAGTTTGGATCTCTTCAACGGATCTGCCTTGGGTATATGGATAGTAGATGTCGTTGTATCCAAATTCCCCCACAAAGAAAAGAGATCCCTTTAGCTTATCAGCACAATCTGATAACAATTAACAAAACATTAATCATCACAAACTCACATGCAACAATTACTCCTCTTATTgcataaattaacaatttgCATGACTTCATCAACAAGGTTTTGTGTTCTGGCATTACCACTCTTGCGGTCtgaatttaggataaattacaaccaattttactgaaatttgtcataattataaataccttctttttgtttgaaaatttataaatatttctaaaatttcaaatactataataaaatcaCCTTGTGACAACTCATTATAAGACGGTATTTTTgttagggtatttataatttttaaatatcgagaaagtatttataattatgataaatctcAGGGAATATATactttgtaatttacccttgaatttcttgatagcatcttattttatacaattatacTACTTAATTTactattgtaaaaatatttactagaATATGGAAACAAACCATACGGTCAAATAAAGTAATAAGGAAAGAAATTTCATGTACGAggtcctctttattaacaaaagtttGATCATTGATTAGTCATGCAAGAAATaatgcctatatatatatatatagatagatagatatataaCTCCCTATGAAAATAAGTcctatatatagagagaatAACTCCCTatgaactttttaaaaaattatttctgttAATCAGTAAAAATTATGCATGTGTTTACCAccttacatttttaaaatggtacattattttttaggataaattataagggGTTTTTTCTgagatttttcataattataaatatttttttgatattcaaaatttttcaaataccccagaaattataaattacactCCTACAATGAGTTGTCATAAGaggataattaattttaagagagtatttataattttttaaataacaaggagatattttgtaattatagcaAACTTCAGTGGTGTTCGTTGTAAACTAATGTTTACTTATAACGTTCTTAAAAAGTGTCTCATAACTATTTTCACTGcgaaaaaatttactattggCTAGAAATTAATGGCTATATATGACAACAAAATCTggtaataactattattaaccacaattaaataaaatcgatgaaaaaaactatattttccccataaaaaaattattcaccaCATCTAAGGATTATAGTAAAAACATCTGCCATGCACGGCACCTTTTAGCCCCCCTCTAAAATATCATGACAAAAAATCATTGTGCGGTCgtgatcaataattatttattaccaATCATGACAAtgaatcataattaaaaaaattaggcatcatgaaaataaatttcgaTTGAGGGAAGCCTGACTCATTGAAAGCCGAGTGAAGTTCCTAATGCATACCTGTTGGTGTGGAACAAATGGAGCTGAGATATGTCTTAAAGTAGCTTAATTGAGAAGCAAGAGCGGGTAGGGGTGGAATGATGATCCCCTTGGCGGAATAAAATGAAGGGTCAAGTGTTGTAGCTGACGCCACCGCGAAATTCACTCCATTGCTGAATGAAGCAGTCTTGTTCAAGTAAGGGTTTAGTAGTGGAAGCCCAAGAGCCATGGCTGTCAACATGTGTATAAgtacataattatatagatGGCATGCTTATTAATAGTTCATTccgataaaattgaagaaagaCAGTTTTACTGCCACAAACCTATATAATCTATTATAAGACGACCATCTGACCAACGGCCAGTAGGTTTGCCAGGAAATGTTTCGCCATAAGGTCGACGACTAGCTGGGAGTGCAGGGACAATTCGAACTGAATTACCCGTATCTGATATTGAATCTCCAAATTGATATAAAGGTTGAACAGGGcatcttattttttgagatacgccacaaatacaaaaacttataagtatagatataaaacaagcaaaaatcaaattggaaAAGTATTTGAGCAACATCTTTACTCAAAAATGTTTCTTGTAACAATTGTTTTAAGTATGGAGAAAAGGGATAtagaatatttgaaaataaccAACTTGTTCATACTATATATAGGCAAAAAagaatgaagagaaaaaaaatagaggtgGGAATTAGGGTAGgccaatattaatattataaagtataGGCTTATTAGAGATATTTAACAAAGGTTGTTGGTTTTAATAAAGTAACAATTTGACATTTTGCCTTCAATTAgggaaaatagtatttttggtttaataaattaggcacgttttatttttaatctcatttaaaatgaaattagcacttttagtcccataacttataaaacttagcattttttattctcatcTATTTCTTCGTCACATTTTAATGGAGTCCGCACAAGCTCTTAAATAACACCACCAACGAGTATTTTGGGAGGGAACTAATGTACTTGTCCCACATAAAAATGATcgatatgttattttttagaatttaagggactaaagtAGAAAAAATAGATTGAATTGATCATTTTACCGTGTTGAAAATTCGAATTCAGAGTAGATTTTCATGGAAAAGTGGCCAGAAGGGCTAATCTAAAACAAAATCTAAGTTTTAGGGATGCTAAcattagaaaataaagatgGGGGACTAATGTGATTTTGAACACAAATTTAAGGGGCTGATTATGGTATTTACCCACAAGACAGTTATAGTAATAataggggtaaattacagttGCATCTCCTgaagtttggcataattatgaatacttctaagtaaaaattacaaatactcgcatcaagtagaaaataattatgtagccgAGACAGTGAAGTggacataaatattttacgcTTGCTgaaaatatttggaataatatatattctttatcatgattataattcataggcaataataaattttcttcgAAATAAACCAAACTAATCATAGAGCAAGTGTATCACATTGTTATGTTATTGGTcactttttttgaattgtatatCAATCACACGGCAAATATATTGCACTTGCTATAAGATTAGCTCAGGTTTGATTGGGTCCGGTCCCGGCTAGAACTTCTCGAGAAAAAAATGCTCTATTACCTATCTATCTTTTGTTGAACTTGTTCGCATGTTTTACACTATGTACATTCATATTCACACGACCTGACCACTTGGCCACACTGAAGGCTATTGAGTTTCAGTTAGCGGGTTGGAGATGTCTATCATAGGATTCAAGGAAAAAATGCGATCAACCCTCCTTTagtattgcaaatgagcaaattattttcttataaaaaaaaattagcaatttacctccttgtattttctaaaacgcaacaatttacctccccatgttttttaaaatatagcaatttaccttcttaaaTAAGAAAGggaaattgttttattttaaaaaatatagagagtaaattgctattttttttatagagagataatttacttatttataataaacatAAGGATAAATCGTTATTTGCCCCAGAATTTAATACGGGCCAACTTAAAATAGTTGAATGTGCCTACACTCTCGATCGAGTATATGTGCAGTGCACGTGTTTGTTCTTGGGGTCCTTAATTAAACTCTCATCTACCTTAATTACTGCTAACCTGCCGATTGCTTGCCACGCGCAGCTGTTGGACGCTGCAGCCCTCAGCGCGATGAGCTTTCTACGTAGATAATGTACTGTGCTCCGCAAGGCCCGCACCTATGGCTGCTGCCCTCAGATTACGCGGTAATAGCCCAAACgtatcttttcaatttttttgcataCACTGATTTTTATGGGAAAAAATGTAAGCCAATTAttctgtaatattataaatgaatacattatttttttataaaaagaaatcacaattttatttttatatattttctaaaatacaacaatttatctctatatatatttttaaattaaagcaatttatcattttgtaagaaaaaaatacaacaaaaatgagCTTGTCCAAACCCAACAAAAAACACGAGCAATTTTCCACTTTCAACCAAACCCTTATCCAAAACCCATTTTAATGGGCTTGTCGATGAATGGCTATTAGTTTTGTCCGGATTTGATCCCGTTAAATATCCGTaattattacttatatattttattcaaattttaccCATTAAATATTgggttgaatttattttgatcccatgtgatataaaaaaatataaaaaNNNNNNNNNNNNNNNNNNNNNNNNNNNNNNNATTATAATTAtaccccaccccccacccccaccccatcTTCTTCCCCACCCCTTTCACCTCCCTCCCCCTCCCTTTTTCTCCCGGCGACCTTCCCTCCCCTTTCCTCCATCCGCCGCCCATTTGGGTGACGCGGTCGCCCTTGCTGGATGGGAGACCGCATCACCCAGATGATGGGCGACGGCCCTCCTCTTCCGCAGCGATGGCGTCGACGACACCGTcgttgctgttttttttttaattatatataaaattagttttaatttaattaaaataatattttaatatataaataattaagtaattattatataaaagaatttttttattattaatagaaatatataatattttaattaaataattattatataaaataatatttaattattaaatacatatataatattatatattaaatgtgagagaagggtaaaaatatcaaaaaaaggTACTTTTATAGGAAAATTATAGTCAAAGCACGTGTGGCCCAATTTTTATACGAAGGagattttttgaactttattttatatcatatggggggtattttaatactttaattttcataaggGATTTTTTGAGCATTTCTATTATTATAGGGGAGGTCTCTGGATTTttctcattaaatatttattgggtCTTACCCATtctatatacaaaataattaggtTCAATATGGATCTTACACATATTAAGATAAATGAAACGaatatacatgtttatttataatgttatcacaaaaatatattactaaattaatttattaaaaatacttta from Sesamum indicum cultivar Zhongzhi No. 13 linkage group LG3, S_indicum_v1.0, whole genome shotgun sequence harbors:
- the LOC105158694 gene encoding LOW QUALITY PROTEIN: pirin-like protein (The sequence of the model RefSeq protein was modified relative to this genomic sequence to represent the inferred CDS: deleted 1 base in 1 codon) gives rise to the protein MIMSVTDQRFEFQRPRLIAKKVLAEPRVAGRGAVFRRSIGRPELESLDPFLLLDDFSLSPPAGFPDHPHRGFETVTYVLQGGISHQDFAGNKGIIHAGDVQWMTAGRGMVHSEMPAGEGTHTGLQLWINLASKDKMIEPMYQELLSDDIPKAEKEGVEVKVIAGEAMGVQSSLYTRTPTMYLDFTLKPNAEYHQSIPEPWNSFVYIIEGEGVFGMPNSSRRSAHHILVLGPGEGVSMWNKSSKPLRFILGGGLPLNEPVVQHGPFVMNTQAEIDKAIEDYNYAKNGFEMARQWRSK
- the LOC105158738 gene encoding acetylajmalan esterase-like gives rise to the protein MALGLPLLNPYLNKTASFSNGVNFAVASATTLDPSFYSAKGIIIPPLPALASQLSYFKTYLSSICSTPTDCADKLKGSLFFVGEFGYNDIYYPYTQGRSVEEIQTTFVPLVNQLIINSTRELIQLGVSQVVVPGNFPLGCFPTFLSVARRNRSTAYDDFGCAESLNDLTSYENNDLQRALNSLRMEFPNTVILYADYYNAFLSLLRQATTFGFDTEKLLTPCCGDDGVYSYLLPTFCGGVGVPVCSNPNVRIHWDGVHLTQEAYRRMSEIIIRNLGINYIQ